One part of the bacterium genome encodes these proteins:
- a CDS encoding OsmC family protein codes for MAHEYPVTLTWSGGRDGKGEIVLENGIKVPISIGKSLGGLGEGSNPEELLTTAVGACYVMTFGLVASNRKLPVESLSVQVSGTLEGALTDLKFTKILIRPKIRANSPTPEQRETIMQTAHKAEQLCIISRTLRGNVEIIVEPEIEEV; via the coding sequence ATGGCACATGAATATCCGGTGACATTAACGTGGTCGGGCGGACGTGATGGTAAGGGTGAAATCGTACTTGAGAATGGGATAAAAGTTCCCATTTCGATAGGCAAATCCCTCGGAGGTCTTGGAGAAGGCAGCAACCCCGAAGAGCTTTTGACCACTGCGGTCGGAGCCTGTTATGTAATGACCTTTGGGCTTGTCGCTTCGAACCGAAAGCTCCCTGTGGAATCGCTTTCAGTGCAGGTAAGCGGCACACTCGAAGGCGCCCTAACGGATTTGAAGTTCACCAAAATTCTAATTCGACCGAAAATACGAGCCAATTCGCCTACACCTGAACAGCGGGAGACGATAATGCAAACCGCCCATAAGGCAGAACAGCTTTGCATCATATCCCGCACTTTGAGGGGCAACGTCGAAATTATTGTTGAACCCGAAATTGAGGAGGTCTGA